One window of Helicobacter sp. MIT 99-5507 genomic DNA carries:
- a CDS encoding RNA pseudouridine synthase, whose translation MDKAYKILSLRENISNRKAKEMLDLGLVFSSGKKIRASDLISPKTPLKILSIEKPKVLFEDKFILAVSKPPFFDSYDLEKKFSNYKLLNRLDKHTSGVILLTRDDDFKDKVINEFKNELVYKEYLALAKGIIPQDLVIDRAILTTKGNYAKSKIDDKLGKKAITNITPLKLINKNTLLKVVIKTGRTHQIRLHLDSINHPILGDNIYGRVPFARLMLHSYKISLFDYEFCSDEGSFWKYLQD comes from the coding sequence ATGGATAAAGCATATAAAATATTATCATTAAGAGAAAATATTTCTAATAGAAAAGCAAAAGAAATGCTTGATTTAGGACTTGTTTTTAGCAGTGGTAAAAAGATTCGAGCAAGTGATTTGATTTCTCCAAAAACACCACTAAAAATATTATCAATAGAAAAACCAAAGGTGCTTTTTGAGGATAAATTCATACTTGCAGTTAGCAAGCCACCATTTTTTGACTCTTATGATTTGGAGAAAAAATTTAGTAATTATAAGTTGCTTAATCGGCTTGATAAGCATACAAGTGGTGTTATTTTGCTCACAAGAGATGATGATTTTAAAGATAAAGTAATAAATGAATTTAAAAATGAATTGGTATATAAAGAGTATCTTGCTTTAGCAAAAGGAATTATTCCGCAAGATTTAGTAATTGATAGAGCAATTTTAACAACAAAAGGAAATTATGCAAAAAGTAAAATTGATGATAAATTAGGCAAAAAAGCAATAACAAATATAACTCCGCTTAAATTAATAAATAAAAATACTTTATTAAAGGTTGTGATAAAAACTGGTCGCACACATCAAATAAGACTTCATTTGGATTCTATAAATCACCCGATTTTAGGTGATAATATTTATGGGAGAGTGCCATTTGCAAGATTGATGTTGCATAGCTATAAAATATCTTTGTTTGATTATGAATTTTGCAGTGATGAGGGAAGCTTTTGGAAATATCTACAAGATTAA
- the waaA gene encoding lipid IV(A) 3-deoxy-D-manno-octulosonic acid transferase: MFATIYFIFCGVLYLLFLPLLILFALLKPKYKDSIPSRFFLKNTRFEGCIWIHACSLGEINSLEFLKPYLKDKIIISTITNTGYKRAIELFCDNENIEVRFLPFEIFLPFLMPKNLKKLIVLEAELWFALFFCAKKRGANTILLNARISSKSFPKYKKISFFYKQIFKYIDIVLCQSEVDKSRLECLGAKNIEIFGNIKALNKFSVSKNFDRFDGELIFAASTHRGEEELILKNYIDIFLDSKKHRLVIAPRHPERFDEVWDLLKKYNIKCGKFSEIGLDYSYDIILIDKLGELINIYNVSNVVILGGSFIKVGGHNPLECAFFNVKLISGVYIFNQYTLFDLIENYKLVQGDELKSTLESLQTLKNSFIKNQSDKLEKLLVYIGLN; the protein is encoded by the coding sequence GTGTTTGCCACGATTTATTTTATTTTTTGTGGTGTATTGTATTTATTATTTCTCCCTCTTTTAATACTTTTTGCACTTTTAAAACCAAAATATAAAGATTCTATACCTAGTAGATTTTTTTTAAAAAATACTAGATTTGAAGGCTGTATTTGGATTCATGCTTGTTCACTTGGGGAGATTAACTCACTTGAATTCTTAAAACCATATCTAAAAGATAAAATTATCATCTCAACGATAACAAATACAGGATACAAAAGGGCAATAGAACTTTTTTGTGATAATGAAAATATAGAAGTTAGATTCTTGCCATTTGAGATTTTTTTACCATTTTTGATGCCAAAGAATCTAAAAAAGCTAATAGTTTTAGAAGCAGAGCTTTGGTTTGCATTATTTTTTTGTGCTAAAAAAAGAGGTGCAAATACGATTTTGCTAAATGCCAGAATCTCATCAAAATCATTTCCAAAATACAAAAAAATCTCTTTTTTTTACAAGCAAATTTTTAAATACATTGATATAGTTTTATGTCAAAGTGAGGTTGATAAAAGTAGGCTAGAGTGCCTTGGTGCAAAAAATATTGAAATATTTGGAAATATAAAAGCATTAAATAAATTTAGTGTCTCTAAAAATTTTGATAGATTCGATGGTGAGCTAATTTTTGCAGCAAGCACGCATAGAGGTGAAGAAGAATTGATACTAAAAAATTATATAGATATTTTTTTAGATTCTAAAAAGCATAGATTGGTTATTGCCCCAAGACATCCAGAAAGATTTGATGAAGTATGGGATTTACTAAAAAAATATAATATTAAATGTGGAAAATTTAGTGAAATTGGATTGGATTATAGCTATGATATCATTTTGATAGATAAACTTGGTGAATTAATCAATATTTATAATGTATCAAATGTTGTTATACTTGGTGGTAGTTTTATTAAAGTTGGAGGACATAATCCTCTTGAATGTGCATTTTTCAATGTAAAACTAATTTCTGGAGTTTATATTTTTAATCAATATACATTATTTGATTTGATAGAAAATTATAAATTAGTGCAAGGCGATGAGCTAAAATCTACTTTAGAATCCTTGCAGACTCTAAAAAATAGTTTTATTAAAAATCAAAGTGATAAATTAGAAAAATTGCTAGTATATATTGGATTAAATTAG
- a CDS encoding zinc ribbon domain-containing protein: protein MNKDLQNLIALAEIDKEASQLEPQITDIENELNDKIKLQAKTKDELESLQNSAKRAKVDISANELIIQENSEKIEQIDKKMASVKSEQEIRALDAENGLAKEKIAYANEQIAHIHKELESFVEKEEEIQNRIQELEKEIEVSKEDVQKKTAKVKAELKKVFDNKEKIAKNIDNKVLIFYEKIRKWAKDTSIVVVKKQACSGCYIRINDMVYSELLKSDDIITCPHCGRILYIAQ from the coding sequence ATGAATAAAGATTTGCAAAATTTAATTGCATTAGCAGAGATTGACAAAGAAGCATCACAGCTAGAACCGCAAATAACAGATATTGAAAATGAATTAAATGATAAAATTAAACTTCAAGCAAAAACTAAAGATGAGCTAGAATCTTTGCAAAATAGTGCAAAAAGAGCAAAAGTGGATATTTCAGCAAATGAATTAATTATTCAAGAAAATAGCGAAAAAATCGAGCAAATTGATAAAAAAATGGCAAGTGTTAAAAGTGAACAAGAAATAAGAGCACTTGATGCAGAAAATGGACTTGCAAAAGAAAAAATCGCATATGCAAATGAACAAATAGCACATATACACAAAGAATTAGAAAGTTTTGTAGAAAAAGAAGAAGAAATACAAAATAGAATACAAGAATTAGAAAAAGAGATAGAAGTAAGCAAAGAAGATGTGCAAAAAAAGACTGCAAAAGTCAAAGCTGAACTAAAAAAAGTATTTGATAATAAAGAAAAAATTGCAAAAAATATTGATAATAAAGTTTTAATTTTCTATGAGAAAATACGAAAATGGGCTAAAGATACTAGTATTGTGGTAGTTAAAAAACAGGCTTGCAGTGGATGTTATATAAGAATAAATGATATGGTTTATAGCGAGCTTTTGAAATCAGATGATATTATTACTTGCCCACATTGCGGCAGAATCTTATACATAGCACAATAG
- a CDS encoding Nif3-like dinuclear metal center hexameric protein, with translation MLKLKEIYKYLDSISPFSLQESWDNSGLLIGNMESDIKDIYLTLEVTKELALSAKQDSLIISHHPLIFKALNKLDFLDYPSNIIEILIKKNISLIAMHTNFDITHLNKYFVEKILGFNNYSMAEIACIVDDKFEFDTLLKKFDYPIRYSKCKDIIQKIAVVCGSGISQIESIYKEYSIDCVITGDVKYHDVMKFKSLGISIIDANHYQTECFFGEILSPYLKDISYNAIIFDLENPFSIKIN, from the coding sequence ATGTTAAAGCTAAAAGAAATTTATAAATATTTAGATTCTATCTCTCCATTTTCCTTACAGGAAAGTTGGGATAATAGCGGTCTTTTAATAGGAAATATGGAATCTGATATAAAAGATATTTATTTAACACTTGAAGTCACAAAAGAATTAGCATTAAGTGCAAAACAAGATTCTCTTATCATCTCTCATCACCCACTTATTTTCAAAGCATTAAATAAACTTGATTTTTTAGATTATCCAAGCAATATAATTGAGATTCTAATAAAAAAGAATATTTCACTAATCGCAATGCATACAAATTTTGATATCACGCACCTAAATAAATATTTTGTAGAAAAGATTCTAGGATTTAATAATTATTCTATGGCAGAAATTGCTTGCATTGTAGATGATAAATTTGAATTTGATACTTTGCTAAAAAAATTTGATTATCCTATTAGATATAGCAAATGCAAAGATATTATCCAAAAAATTGCTGTCGTATGTGGCTCTGGAATAAGTCAGATAGAATCTATTTATAAAGAATATAGCATTGATTGCGTGATTACTGGCGATGTGAAATATCATGATGTCATGAAATTTAAAAGTCTTGGAATCTCAATCATCGATGCAAATCATTATCAAACAGAATGTTTTTTTGGGGAGATTCTCTCTCCTTATTTGAAAGATATTTCCTATAATGCTATAATCTTTGATTTAGAGAATCCATTTAGTATTAAGATAAATTAA
- the glyQ gene encoding glycine--tRNA ligase subunit alpha, with the protein MLSFCDILLNLQEFWKKQGCLLLQPYDIPAGAGTFHPATLLRSLDSTSWSVAYVAPSRRPTDGRYAQNPNRLGSYYQFQVLIKPSPSNIQDLYLESLRAIGIDTNKHDVRFIEDNWESPTLGAWGLGWEVWLDGMEVTQFTYFQQVGGVSCFPVPIEITYGVERLAMYIQGVESIFDIEFSNANSKVVSYADVHLESEWEFSKYNFEIANTNMLFSLFDMMSNEAKVSLKANLPLPAYDCTMMCSHFFNVLDARKAISVAQRQNYILKIRELAKACSIMYKEQENDRLERLHKC; encoded by the coding sequence GTGCTTAGTTTTTGTGATATTTTATTGAACCTGCAAGAATTTTGGAAAAAACAAGGATGCCTTCTTTTGCAGCCTTATGATATTCCAGCAGGTGCAGGGACATTTCATCCAGCTACATTGCTTAGAAGTTTAGATTCTACTTCTTGGAGTGTGGCTTATGTAGCACCTTCAAGAAGACCAACAGATGGCAGGTATGCACAAAATCCAAATAGACTTGGCAGTTATTATCAATTTCAAGTATTAATAAAACCAAGTCCTTCTAATATTCAAGACTTATATTTAGAAAGCCTAAGGGCTATTGGCATTGATACAAATAAGCATGATGTTAGATTTATAGAAGATAATTGGGAATCCCCTACACTTGGTGCTTGGGGGCTTGGGTGGGAAGTGTGGCTTGATGGTATGGAAGTAACACAATTTACATATTTTCAACAAGTAGGTGGAGTATCTTGCTTTCCTGTGCCTATTGAGATTACTTATGGTGTAGAGAGACTTGCTATGTATATTCAAGGTGTAGAATCCATCTTTGATATAGAATTTTCAAATGCAAATTCTAAAGTCGTTAGCTATGCTGATGTGCATTTAGAGAGTGAATGGGAATTTTCAAAATATAATTTTGAAATAGCAAATACAAATATGCTTTTTTCACTCTTTGATATGATGAGCAATGAAGCAAAAGTATCGCTAAAAGCAAATTTACCACTTCCAGCATATGATTGCACGATGATGTGCTCACATTTTTTTAATGTATTGGACGCTAGAAAAGCCATCTCTGTAGCACAAAGACAAAATTATATTTTAAAGATTCGAGAGCTTGCAAAGGCTTGTTCGATAATGTATAAAGAACAGGAAAATGATAGATTGGAGAGATTGCATAAATGTTAA
- a CDS encoding gamma carbonic anhydrase family protein, whose protein sequence is MKIIEFNGKTPNIHKSVKIFDNAMIIGDVEIGEDSSVWFGSIIRGDLNKIKIGDRTNIQDLVIIHTYQPDDGMFPNGLGVNVGNDVTIGHRVTLHACKIGNRCLIGMGSVILDNAEVGDDCFITASSLLPKNKKYPPRSLISGNPAKVVRQLREEEILNIKKEAALYVNLKNQYK, encoded by the coding sequence ATGAAAATAATCGAATTTAATGGAAAAACACCAAATATACACAAAAGTGTAAAAATTTTTGATAATGCAATGATAATAGGTGATGTTGAAATTGGTGAAGATTCTAGCGTGTGGTTTGGAAGTATCATAAGAGGTGATTTAAATAAAATAAAAATAGGAGATAGGACAAATATACAAGATTTAGTAATCATACATACATATCAACCAGATGATGGTATGTTCCCAAATGGTCTTGGTGTAAATGTAGGAAATGATGTAACAATAGGACATAGAGTTACTTTGCACGCGTGCAAAATAGGAAATAGATGTTTAATTGGAATGGGTTCTGTGATACTTGATAATGCAGAAGTTGGAGATGATTGTTTTATCACTGCAAGCAGTTTATTGCCAAAAAACAAAAAATACCCGCCTAGATCACTAATCTCTGGGAATCCCGCAAAAGTCGTTCGCCAACTTAGAGAAGAAGAAATTTTAAATATTAAAAAAGAAGCCGCATTGTATGTAAATTTAAAAAATCAATATAAATGA
- a CDS encoding PLP-dependent aspartate aminotransferase family protein, translating to MKENLAFESLLIHAGKTTDSLTGAVNRPIYQTSTFKQKALGEHLGYEYSRTKNPTREGVESLITALEGAKFGFAFASGMAALATTLSLFKSGDEIIILSNVYGGTFRLIDKVFSNFNIIYRIFEEKDISKLEDFISNKTKAILYETPANPLLNVVSIEQISSIAKKKGILSIVDNTFMSPYLQNPLKFGADIVVHSATKYLGGHSDLVAGLVVCNDELLGERLGFLQNSIGAVLAPNDSFLLIRGIKTLALRMQRHSENTLFLAEFLSKHEAVSKVYYPGLKSDENYTLHNKQAKSGGGMLSFVLKKNYDYKTFFKSTNIITLAESLGGVESLLCHPASMTHASIPREIRLKMGIEDELIRLSVGIEDKEDLKADLNEAIQRAKL from the coding sequence ATGAAAGAAAATTTAGCCTTTGAAAGCTTGCTAATACATGCAGGCAAAACAACTGATAGCCTCACAGGAGCAGTAAATCGCCCTATATATCAAACATCAACTTTTAAGCAAAAAGCACTAGGAGAACATTTAGGCTATGAATATTCACGCACCAAAAATCCTACAAGAGAAGGAGTAGAAAGCCTCATAACTGCTCTTGAGGGAGCAAAATTTGGCTTTGCTTTTGCATCGGGTATGGCTGCACTTGCAACTACTTTGTCACTTTTTAAAAGTGGTGATGAGATTATTATCTTAAGTAATGTTTATGGAGGCACTTTTAGACTCATAGATAAGGTATTTTCAAATTTTAATATCATTTATAGAATCTTTGAAGAAAAGGATATAAGCAAACTTGAGGATTTTATAAGCAATAAAACCAAAGCTATACTTTATGAAACTCCAGCTAATCCGCTTTTGAATGTAGTAAGTATAGAGCAAATTTCAAGCATAGCTAAGAAAAAAGGTATTTTAAGCATAGTGGATAACACTTTTATGAGTCCCTACTTGCAGAATCCTTTAAAATTTGGTGCTGATATAGTAGTGCATTCTGCGACTAAATATCTTGGTGGGCATAGTGATTTAGTAGCTGGACTTGTGGTATGTAATGATGAATTGCTTGGCGAGAGACTTGGCTTTTTACAAAACTCAATAGGAGCCGTGCTTGCACCAAATGATAGCTTTTTGCTTATAAGGGGTATTAAAACCTTAGCACTTCGCATGCAAAGACATAGTGAAAATACTCTTTTCTTAGCAGAGTTTCTAAGCAAGCATGAGGCAGTATCAAAAGTGTATTATCCAGGATTAAAAAGTGATGAAAACTATACTTTGCACAATAAACAGGCAAAAAGTGGGGGCGGAATGCTAAGTTTTGTGCTTAAAAAGAATTATGATTATAAAACTTTTTTTAAAAGCACAAATATTATTACCTTAGCTGAGAGCTTAGGAGGAGTTGAGAGCTTGCTTTGCCATCCAGCTTCTATGACACATGCAAGTATTCCAAGAGAAATTCGGCTAAAAATGGGTATAGAAGATGAGCTTATAAGACTTTCTGTAGGTATAGAGGATAAAGAAGATTTAAAAGCTGATTTAAATGAAGCTATACAAAGGGCTAAACTTTGA
- a CDS encoding PLP-dependent cysteine synthase family protein yields the protein MIYQSISEFVGDTPLLKLNKIEIPNNNSIYAKCEFKNPAGGIKDRFAFFAFKKLFKAGKINKNSIIVEASAGNTGLGVALAAIEYGIEAIIFVPEKFSLEKQILMRALGAKVILTPKDEGMQGANLRAKEFLEKTPNAFSLEQFSNKDNPRAHYELTAKEIYADLGKKIDYFICGAGTGGTFSGVASFLKEHIKDVKCVLCDPKGSIIGGGEKGESHIEGIGNDFIPKNMDLSLIDKVIKIDDKEAYIGLRILAKKEGILAGISSGACLSAALKLSENIENRNIVIILADSLQNYLSKNLI from the coding sequence TTGATATACCAAAGTATAAGTGAATTTGTAGGTGATACGCCTCTTTTAAAGTTAAATAAAATAGAAATTCCAAATAACAATTCTATCTATGCTAAATGTGAGTTTAAAAATCCAGCAGGAGGCATAAAAGATCGCTTTGCTTTTTTTGCTTTTAAAAAACTTTTTAAAGCAGGCAAGATAAATAAAAATAGCATTATAGTAGAGGCAAGTGCTGGCAATACAGGACTTGGTGTAGCCTTGGCAGCCATTGAATATGGTATAGAGGCTATTATATTTGTGCCTGAAAAATTTAGCCTTGAGAAACAAATTTTAATGCGAGCTTTAGGTGCAAAAGTCATACTCACTCCCAAAGATGAGGGTATGCAAGGAGCAAATTTAAGAGCAAAAGAGTTTTTAGAAAAAACACCAAATGCATTTAGTTTAGAGCAATTTAGCAACAAAGACAATCCGAGAGCTCATTATGAGCTTACTGCAAAAGAGATTTATGCAGATTTAGGTAAAAAAATTGATTATTTTATTTGTGGGGCTGGCACAGGTGGGACTTTTAGTGGAGTGGCTTCTTTTTTAAAAGAGCATATCAAAGATGTAAAATGTGTGCTTTGTGATCCAAAAGGCTCTATAATAGGTGGTGGAGAAAAAGGTGAGTCTCATATAGAAGGTATTGGTAATGATTTTATACCAAAAAATATGGATTTAAGCCTTATTGATAAAGTGATTAAAATAGATGATAAAGAAGCATATATCGGACTTAGAATACTAGCAAAAAAAGAAGGAATCTTAGCTGGTATTAGTTCAGGAGCTTGTCTTAGTGCTGCCTTAAAACTATCTGAAAATATAGAAAATAGAAATATAGTTATCATTTTAGCTGATAGCTTACAAAATTATCTAAGTAAGAACCTCATTTAA
- a CDS encoding L-lactate permease: MFIQNFDPLGSIWLSAFMAFIPILCFLLCLLVFKLKGYQAGFITVIVATLIAFFTYDMPFSLIGASFVQGFAQGMWPIAWIIIAAIFLYKLSVKSGSFEVIKQSVMTITPDHRIQVILIGFCFGSFLEGAIGFGGPVAITAALLVGLGLKPLYAAGLCLIANTAPVAFGAVGIPIIAMANLVGVEQHAVSAMVGRMLVPLSLTIPFFIVFLMDGFKGVKETFPAILVAAISFTTTQFISSNYLGAELPDIVSAVVSLACTTIFLKFWSPENIFRLDDLKDFSNHERLEFGKVFKAWLPFILLIICIVIWTQPWFKAVFEIKTQMFNENITSLPAESLFFTIKPIIDEATKATIGYNQIGVLNYTQVTMAFNSLTGGIIDPDGKAVGLNLGINFIAFQAGTAILVAAFLTIAFLRIKSSVAEEALGDTLKEMAMPCITIGLVVAFAFISKNSGMSGTLGKAFSETGSAFAFFSPVIGWIGVFLTGSDTSANLLFGTLQKVSANELGIKEALFLAANSVGGVVGKMISPQSIAIACAAVGLAGKESDLFKFTFKYSVAFIILIGIWTCIIAFFLNGIIPDIVPKVK, encoded by the coding sequence ATGTTTATTCAAAATTTTGATCCATTGGGTAGTATCTGGTTAAGTGCATTTATGGCTTTTATACCTATATTGTGCTTTTTACTTTGTTTGCTTGTTTTTAAGCTCAAAGGTTACCAGGCAGGTTTTATCACCGTTATAGTAGCAACTTTGATAGCATTTTTTACTTATGATATGCCTTTTTCGCTTATTGGTGCAAGTTTTGTGCAAGGTTTTGCTCAAGGTATGTGGCCTATTGCTTGGATTATCATTGCAGCTATATTTCTTTATAAGCTTTCAGTTAAAAGCGGTTCTTTTGAGGTGATAAAACAAAGCGTTATGACAATCACTCCAGATCATAGAATCCAAGTAATTTTGATAGGATTTTGTTTTGGTTCATTCTTGGAAGGAGCTATTGGTTTTGGTGGTCCTGTGGCTATCACTGCAGCATTACTTGTGGGTCTTGGACTAAAGCCACTTTATGCAGCTGGACTTTGTTTGATAGCAAATACTGCACCTGTTGCTTTTGGTGCGGTTGGGATTCCTATCATTGCTATGGCAAATTTAGTTGGCGTTGAGCAACATGCAGTTTCCGCGATGGTTGGTCGTATGCTTGTGCCACTTAGTTTAACAATTCCATTTTTTATTGTATTTTTGATGGATGGCTTTAAAGGTGTAAAAGAAACTTTTCCAGCTATTTTAGTAGCAGCTATAAGCTTTACTACTACGCAGTTTATAAGCTCAAACTACCTTGGAGCAGAGCTTCCTGATATCGTTTCAGCTGTAGTTTCACTTGCTTGCACCACTATCTTTTTAAAATTCTGGTCACCTGAAAATATCTTTAGACTTGATGATTTAAAAGATTTTTCAAATCACGAGCGACTTGAATTTGGCAAAGTATTTAAAGCTTGGCTTCCATTTATCTTGCTTATTATTTGTATAGTCATTTGGACTCAACCTTGGTTTAAAGCTGTATTTGAAATCAAAACTCAAATGTTTAATGAAAATATCACAAGCTTGCCAGCTGAAAGTTTATTCTTTACTATTAAACCTATCATTGATGAAGCAACTAAGGCTACAATAGGTTATAATCAAATTGGTGTGCTTAACTACACTCAAGTAACTATGGCATTTAATAGTCTTACAGGAGGCATAATCGATCCAGATGGTAAGGCAGTGGGCTTAAACTTAGGTATAAACTTCATTGCTTTTCAAGCTGGAACAGCTATCTTAGTAGCTGCTTTTTTAACTATAGCTTTTTTAAGGATCAAATCAAGTGTAGCTGAAGAAGCTCTAGGAGATACTCTAAAAGAAATGGCAATGCCTTGTATTACTATAGGGCTTGTAGTTGCCTTTGCATTTATTTCTAAAAATTCAGGTATGAGCGGCACTTTAGGTAAAGCTTTTTCTGAAACAGGCTCGGCTTTTGCTTTCTTTAGTCCTGTAATTGGTTGGATAGGAGTATTTTTAACAGGATCTGATACAAGTGCAAACTTGCTTTTTGGAACATTGCAAAAAGTTTCAGCTAATGAGCTTGGTATAAAAGAAGCTCTTTTCTTAGCAGCAAACTCAGTAGGTGGGGTAGTAGGTAAGATGATAAGCCCTCAAAGTATAGCTATAGCTTGTGCTGCAGTGGGACTTGCAGGCAAGGAATCAGACTTATTTAAATTTACATTTAAATATTCCGTAGCTTTTATCATCTTAATAGGTATTTGGACTTGCATTATTGCCTTTTTCTTAAACGGCATAATCCCAGATATAGTGCCTAAAGTAAAATAG
- the bcp gene encoding thioredoxin-dependent thiol peroxidase: MNKIKAGDKAPIFNAKNQDNKDISLYSFGNKTIILYFYPKDMTKGCTIENKEFSELIKEFDILDAVIIGISPDSIESHKKFITKENLKQMLISDSTKEIANSYGVWVEKSMYGRKYMGILRSTFIIKDGIIKEAFYNVKSSGHAEKILNMLKNF, encoded by the coding sequence ATGAATAAAATTAAAGCTGGAGATAAAGCACCTATATTTAATGCTAAAAATCAGGATAATAAGGATATATCATTATATAGCTTTGGAAATAAAACTATTATTTTATATTTTTATCCAAAGGATATGACAAAGGGTTGCACGATTGAAAATAAAGAATTTAGTGAATTGATAAAAGAATTTGATATACTAGATGCGGTAATCATAGGTATTAGTCCAGATAGCATAGAATCTCATAAAAAATTTATTACAAAAGAAAATCTAAAACAAATGCTAATTAGCGATAGCACAAAAGAAATTGCGAATTCATATGGAGTATGGGTAGAAAAAAGCATGTATGGAAGAAAATATATGGGCATATTGCGTTCAACCTTTATAATAAAAGATGGAATCATAAAAGAAGCATTTTATAATGTAAAATCAAGCGGACATGCAGAAAAGATTCTAAATATGCTTAAAAATTTTTGA
- a CDS encoding threonine/serine exporter ThrE family protein, which produces MENTDIQELTEFLMDYAISMLSVGTYTARVIKCTTRIGKAFGYEVHISIFSRNITISVFAKQDYSLQRTYVRTYKESAINFNNISLLSALSWHAYDEKVTLKQIKKLYEKIIHKKHYGYFSTLALTCFAHSAFCKLFGGDLESMPIVFVSTFIGFNLKKILLMINVDIRFVFALCAFAASMTAYIGTTIIASKTPDVAIGTSVLFLIPGVYLINSVIDILDGHYLIGISRAVSTFIIICCIAIGLYITLSITGIRMEY; this is translated from the coding sequence ATGGAAAATACAGATATCCAAGAATTAACAGAATTTTTGATGGACTATGCAATCTCTATGCTATCTGTTGGGACTTATACTGCTAGAGTCATCAAATGCACAACAAGAATTGGCAAGGCTTTTGGATATGAAGTGCATATTTCTATCTTTTCAAGAAATATTACAATTAGTGTTTTTGCAAAGCAAGATTATTCACTGCAAAGAACCTATGTAAGAACATATAAAGAATCTGCCATAAACTTCAATAATATATCTTTATTAAGTGCTCTTAGCTGGCATGCATATGATGAGAAAGTAACGCTAAAACAAATAAAAAAACTATATGAAAAAATTATACACAAAAAGCATTATGGTTATTTTAGCACTTTAGCATTGACTTGCTTTGCGCATTCTGCGTTTTGTAAGCTATTTGGCGGGGATCTAGAATCAATGCCAATCGTATTTGTATCCACTTTTATAGGATTTAATTTAAAAAAGATTCTACTAATGATTAATGTTGATATTAGATTTGTTTTTGCACTTTGTGCATTTGCTGCTTCAATGACTGCATATATTGGCACAACTATAATAGCTAGCAAAACTCCTGATGTAGCCATAGGTACAAGTGTATTATTTTTGATACCAGGAGTTTATCTAATCAATTCTGTAATAGATATATTAGATGGACATTATCTAATTGGAATCTCAAGGGCAGTAAGCACATTTATTATTATATGCTGTATTGCGATTGGACTTTATATCACACTTAGCATTACTGGCATTAGAATGGAGTATTAA
- a CDS encoding threonine/serine exporter family protein, which translates to MEILISVLIDGGFAAIAGLGFAFGCNPPIKTLFLSALLASIAHASRFYLLHHIGIASATFIAAFFIGLLGLIFAKKTKCPMEIITFPALLPMIPGMYAYRTILSIASFGNEDNLEIQYKLLIEITNNLMTTISVAFALAVGISITLIIFHEQSLMMTRKSFRKESLEK; encoded by the coding sequence ATGGAGATTTTAATATCTGTGCTTATTGATGGTGGATTTGCCGCTATTGCTGGGCTTGGTTTTGCTTTTGGTTGTAATCCTCCTATAAAAACATTATTTCTATCTGCGTTACTTGCATCAATAGCTCATGCTAGTAGATTCTACCTTTTGCATCATATTGGAATTGCAAGTGCAACTTTTATAGCTGCATTTTTTATTGGATTGCTAGGATTAATATTTGCAAAAAAAACAAAATGTCCTATGGAGATTATTACATTCCCTGCACTTTTGCCTATGATACCAGGAATGTATGCGTATAGGACTATATTATCTATTGCATCTTTTGGAAATGAAGATAACTTAGAAATACAATATAAACTGCTTATAGAAATAACAAACAATCTAATGACTACTATTTCTGTAGCATTTGCACTTGCTGTTGGAATCTCAATCACACTTATTATATTTCATGAACAAAGCTTAATGATGACTAGAAAAAGTTTCAGAAAAGAGAGTTTAGAAAAGTAG